The Thamnophis elegans isolate rThaEle1 chromosome 15, rThaEle1.pri, whole genome shotgun sequence genome includes a window with the following:
- the LOC116518683 gene encoding LOW QUALITY PROTEIN: solute carrier family 2, facilitated glucose transporter member 5-like (The sequence of the model RefSeq protein was modified relative to this genomic sequence to represent the inferred CDS: inserted 2 bases in 2 codons; deleted 3 bases in 2 codons; substituted 1 base at 1 genomic stop codon), with product MGYICTQIRSPSVLVAEYFLQTCRSTAFVIAGSVHWMCKFLIVVTYLHLQRELSCPEFRILLPQSYGSMIRKRQRDQPKELTRPLITMTIILTLGSSFQYGYNFWVVNHPAALLHDFYNNSMRMKKKEQGQANPLNFLYTLTNLIYTMGGLTGSLVVCPMADTCGRKGTLLIANILAFVSAIFMGFSTIVHTYEYTIFARLLSGVCSGIISCAVPFVPCXNCSPRKIRGGIMTMAMVAVTVGIMFSQILGLQDFLGTKEKWAILLSLLGFLRCFQLFLLPKFPESPRFLLIQRKNEEKARQVLRVLRAKEDVQEEIEELHQEDIAEMDEKELSVLNRLTYKGLRKQMVSVILLMAGQQFTGVKCCKIQVYIVDSLGRRILILVGFGICSTLCVLLTISQELQVHKGNLITTFLGGGVMLIFLIGHVLGPGPLPNVIIAELFLQSSRATGVGLGSFVHWLLNFVTGVMVLHVEGKIGSYSFLLXWPLCIASFVFIFRNIPETKQKXFLQIRNLLAAQAIERINVQGSRRRSNPFKGWIREA from the exons ATGGGCTATATTTGCACCCAGATCCGGTCCCCCAGTGTGCTGGTCGCCGAGTATTTCCTCCAGACGTGCCGGTCGACGGCTTTCGTGATCGCCGGAAGCGTCCACTGGATGTGCAAATTCCTCATTGTTGTAACGTATCTCCACCTACAA AGGGAACTGTCCTGTCCTGAGTTTCGAATCCTCCTTCCCCAGAGCTATGGATCTATGATCCGGAAAAGGCAAAGAGATCAGCCCAAG GAACTGACCAGGCCTCTGATCACGATGACCATAATCTTAACCTTAGGCTCCTCTTTCCAATATGGTTACAACTTCTGGGTGGTCAACCACCCCGCGGCG CTTCTGCATGACTTCTACAACAACTCCATgaggatgaagaagaaggagCAAGGCCAGGCCAACCCGCTGAATTTCCTGTATACTTTAACCAATTTGATCTACACGATGGGAGGCCTCACTGGGTCGCTTGTGGTTTGCCCCATGGCTGATACCTGCggcag GAAGGGGACCCTACTGATCGCAAACATCTTAGCTTTCGTTTCTGCcatttttatgggt ttttcaACTATCGTCCACACTTACGAATACACCATATTTGCACGCCTGCTCAGCGGGGTCTGCTCAG GGATCATCTCCTGTGCCGTACCATTTGTACCTTGCTGAAATTGCTCCCCGAGAAAAATAAGAGGGGGCATCATGACGATGGCGATGGTTGCTGTCACTGTCGGGATCATGTTCTCGCAGATCCTTGGCCTTCAAGACTTCCTAGGTACCAAGGAAA AATGGGCCATATTGCTAAGTTTA CTGGGATTCTTGCGGTGTTTCCAGCTCTTCCTCCTACCCAAGTTCCCCGAAAGTCCCCGCTTTCTATTGATTCAGAGGAAGAACGAGGAGAAAGCAAGACAAG TCTTGAGGGTCCTACGAGCCAAGGAAGATGTTCAGGAAGAGATAGAAGAACTCCATCAAGAAGATATAGCTGAGATGGACGAAAAGGAATTGAGCGTGTTGAACCGGCTTACCTACAAAGGTTTACGGAAGCAAATGGTTTCTGTTATTCTCCTGATGGCCGGTCAACAATTCACAGGAGTTAAATGCTGTAAGATCCAG GTCTATATCGTCGACAGTTTGGGCCGAAGAATCTTAATTCTGGTGGGCTTTGGCATCTGTAGCACCTTATGTGTCCTGTTGACCATATCTCAGGAACTTCAGGTACACAAGGGAAACTTGATAACCaccttccttgggggggggg TCATGCTCATCTTCCTCATCGGACACGTTTTAGGTCCAG GTCCATTACCAAATGTGATCATAGCTGAACTGTTCCTTCAATCATCCAGGGCGACAGGAGTCGGCCTGGGGTCTTTTGTCCATTGGCTTCTAAATTTTGTAACTGGGGTTATGGTCCTTCATGTTGAG GGGAAGATTGGATCCTACAGCTTTCTCC TCTGGCCTCTTTGCATTGCCAGCTTCGTGTTTATCTTCAGGAACATCCCGGAGACCAAGCAGA ACTTCCTGCAGATCCGGAACCTTCTGGCTGCACAGGCCATCGAAAGAATTAACGTCCAGGGCTCCCGACGCCGATCAAATCCGTTCAAAGGCTGGATACGGGAGGCGTAA